The nucleotide window ACTACTCGAAGGTGGCTAGGAGCATAGGGTCCTTCATTGCCTCCTTCGTAAGGGAGTCGGGTAGGCGCGGCGTAGTAATTGGGCTGAGCGGAGGGCTAGATTCTAGCGTAGCGGCGAAGCTATGCGCTGAGGCCTTAGGGCCTGAGAAGGTCAGGGCCTTGATAATGCCGGACGCTGAAGTGACGCCTAGGGAGGACGTAGAGGACGCCCTAGAGCTAGCTAGGATCCTTAGCGTCAAGGCCGAGGTCGTCGATATAACCAGGGCCGTGAGGGCCATAGTCGAGAGCTACCCCCTCGAGGGAGGGGACGTGGTCGCAGTGGGCAACGTCAGGGCCAGGGTGAGGATGGTGCTGCTCTACTACGTCGCCAATAGCCTAGGCCTCCTCGTAGCAGGGGCGGGGGACAGGAGCGAGGTCCTCTTAGGCTACTTCACTAAGTATGGGGACGGGGGGGCCGACTTCCTCCCCATAGGCAACCTGTACAAGACTCAGGTTAGGGAGCTAGGCAAGCACCTAGGCCTACCTCTACGCATAGTCGAGAAGCCTAGCAGCCCTAGGCTATGGAGGGGCCAGACGGCCGAGGGGGAGCTTGGGCTTAGCTACGAAGTTATAGACCCGATACTCCACGGGCTGTACGACCTAGGCCTATCCGAGGGGGAGGTGGCGGAGGGGGTCGGGGTTGGGATCGAGGATGTGAAGAGGGTTAAGTCGCTAGTGGAGGGCTCGAGGCATAAGCGGGTCCTTCCACCAGCAGCGCCAGTGCTAGCCTAGGGGCGAGGATAGCTTAGCTATCCTCTTGAGTAGCTCGTAGACCTCCCCGACGTTCCTTACGTAGAACTTAGCGTAGCTTCGAGGCCTCCTGCCAACGACCACCGTGAGCCCCCTAGCGCCCAGGGCCCTAAAGGCAGGCTCGTCGCTCTCGTCGTTACCTACGTAGACCGGGAGGTACTCTCTAAGCTCCTCCCTCTCCAGGAGGAGGTCGACAGCCCTCCCCCTATCCCAGTCTACGTTAGGCACAATCTCCACCACCCTCCTACCCCTCAATGGCTTAAAGTTCCCCCGCTCGGAGAGGACGGAGGTAACTATCCTCGCTACCCTCCTACCAAGGCCCCTGGGCGCTTGAGCGTAGCTGATGGCTATGCTAAGCCCCTTATCCTTGAGCACGACTCCGCTAAAGCCCTGCAGCGCCTCCTCAAGCTCATCTCTAAGCCTGACCACCCTATCCCTCAGCTTGTGGGCAAGCTCGTGCACGAGGCTCAGCCCCGGGCCGGTGATCACCATGCCGTCTAGGCCGGCGTAGAATACGCCCCCTACGCCGATGAGCTTCTTCAACTGGTCCACCGTCCTACGGTCGATGACCACTACTCTAGCCCACCTTACATCCTTCGCTAAGCTCTCGAGGGAGGACTTAACCTCGTGGTCTAGCTCAGCCTCCTCAGGGCGGTCGGTGAGCGTGCCCTCATAGTCTAGCGTTAGGAGCACGCCTAGAGACAGCCTAAGCCTACCTTCAACCTCGGGCCACCTACCGTACAAGTACGATGGCAAAACGACCACCGCAGCGGTCGCTACATACTCGGCGTCGGTAGGCTTAAGGCTTCATTAGGCGGCCTTAACCAGGCCCCCTACGCTCAAGGGCCTCATGGGCCGAGCGCCCACAGCAAGCCCTAGCTTAGCCTTTCTAAGCTAAGCTTCTCCTTAACTTAGCACCGCCTCGCGCTGGCCGTAGGCCATTGGCATAGAGGGCTGGCTGTAGCAAAGCCTTTTAGAATCATCCTCCCGCGTAGGCTTAGCGAGGTATGTACGCGAGGAGCGTAGAGGTAAAGGAGGGGCTGGAGAGGGCGCCGCACAGAGCACTGCTTAGAGCACTGGGGCTGAGCACTGGCGACATGGACAAGCCCTTCGTGGCCATAGTAAACAGCTACTCAGAGGTCGTCCCCGGGCACCTTCACCTAAGGGAGCTAGCCGAGGCTGTCAAGCAGGGGGTGAGGCAGGCGGGAGGGGTCCCGTTCGAGGTGAACACCATAGCCATATGCGACGGGCTGGCGATGGGCCACGCTGGCATGAGGTACTCGCTACCATCGCGAGAGGTGATAGCCGACTCAGTGGAGCTAGTGGTAGAGGCCCATCGCTTCGACGGGGCCGTCTTCATAACCAACTGCGACAAGATAACCCCGGGCATGCTGATGGCGGCCGCCAGGCTCAACCTGCCCTCTATCTTCGTCACCGGGGGGCCGATGAG belongs to Candidatus Nezhaarchaeota archaeon and includes:
- a CDS encoding NAD+ synthase is translated as MKIRLPSLDYSKVARSIGSFIASFVRESGRRGVVIGLSGGLDSSVAAKLCAEALGPEKVRALIMPDAEVTPREDVEDALELARILSVKAEVVDITRAVRAIVESYPLEGGDVVAVGNVRARVRMVLLYYVANSLGLLVAGAGDRSEVLLGYFTKYGDGGADFLPIGNLYKTQVRELGKHLGLPLRIVEKPSSPRLWRGQTAEGELGLSYEVIDPILHGLYDLGLSEGEVAEGVGVGIEDVKRVKSLVEGSRHKRVLPPAAPVLA
- the otsB gene encoding trehalose-phosphatase, translating into MVVLPSYLYGRWPEVEGRLRLSLGVLLTLDYEGTLTDRPEEAELDHEVKSSLESLAKDVRWARVVVIDRRTVDQLKKLIGVGGVFYAGLDGMVITGPGLSLVHELAHKLRDRVVRLRDELEEALQGFSGVVLKDKGLSIAISYAQAPRGLGRRVARIVTSVLSERGNFKPLRGRRVVEIVPNVDWDRGRAVDLLLEREELREYLPVYVGNDESDEPAFRALGARGLTVVVGRRPRSYAKFYVRNVGEVYELLKRIAKLSSPLG